One window from the genome of Pungitius pungitius chromosome 14, fPunPun2.1, whole genome shotgun sequence encodes:
- the d2hgdh gene encoding D-2-hydroxyglutarate dehydrogenase, mitochondrial isoform X2, with product MWIGSSSSEVLLRPQTTEEVSQILKYCNGRNLAVNPQGGNTGLVGGGVPVYDEVILSTALMNRILTFDSISGILTCQAGCVLENLSIYLEERDYIMPLDLGAKGSCHIGGNVATNAGGLRLLRYGSLHGTVLGLEVVLADGRVLDCLATLRKDNTGYDLKQLFIGSEGTLGVITAVSILCPRQPKSVNVVFLGCETFDQLLRTFQLCRGMLGEILSAFEFLDSECMRLLNTHLKLPNPISDCSFYIVIETSGSNATHDAEKLHNFLEEAMASSLVTDGTIATEDSKIKALWSMRERVTEALTHDGFTYKYDVSLPVERIYQLVTDMREHLGHRAKSVVGYGHVGDGNLHLNITSPAKDPALLAAIEPFVYQWTASCQGSISAEHGLGLKKRNYIYYSKPTQAVALMGDIKAMLDPKGILNPYKTLPDNLK from the exons ATGTGGATTGGCTCAA GTTCCAGTGAAGTTTTATTAAGACCTCAAACAACAGAGGAAGTTTCTCAGATTCTCAA GTATTGTAATGGTCGTAATCTGGCGGTAAACCCTCAAGGAGGAAACACTGGGCTAGTTGGCGGCGGCGTGCCCGTTTATGACGAGGTCATCCTCTCTACTGCCCTCATGAACAGGATCCTTACCTTTGACAGTATCTCTG GCATTCTGACCTGTCAGGCAGGTTGTGTCTTGGAGAACTTGTCCATttaccttgaggagagagactACATCATGCCACTTGATCTGGGGGCAAAAGGCAGTTGCCACATTGGGGGAAACGTGGCAACAAATGCAGGTGGACTCCGGCTCCTGCGATATGGCTCCTTACACGGCACTGTGCTGGGTCTGGAGGTG GTGTTGGCAGATGGGCGAGTACTGGATTGCTTGGCCACACTGCGTAAAGATAACACCGGATATGACCTCAAACAGCTCTTTATAGGGTCAGAGGGCACACTGGGCGTCATCACTGCAGTGTCCATTCTTTGTCCACGACAACCTAAATCTGTTAATGTGGTTTTTCTGG GTTGTGAGACTTTTGATCAACTCCTGAGGACATTTCAGCTCTGCAGAGGCATGCTGGGAGAAATTTTGTCAGCCTTTGAATTCCTGGACAGTGAATGTATGAGGCTGCTGAACACGCACCTCAAACTACCCAATCCCATCTCTG ACTGTTCATTCTACATTGTGatagaaacatctggatccaACGCAACACACGATGCGGAGAAACTCCACAATTTCCTAGAGGAAGCGATGGCGTCGTCATTGGTTACCGATGGGACCATTGCAACCGAAGACTCAAAAATAAAG GCCCTCTGGTCGATGCGAGAACGTGTCACCGAAGCACTGACTCACGATGGCTTTACGTACAAGTACGACGTCTCTCTTCCGGTGGAGCGGATCTATCAGCTTGTGACCGACATGAGGGAGCACCTGGGGCACCGGGCCAAGAGCGTGGTGGGATACGGACACGTAG GGGACGGAAACCTCCACCTGAACATCACCTCTCCTGCCAAGGACCCTGCTCTCCTCGCTGCCATCGAGCCTTTTGTCTACCAGTGGACGGCCAGCTGTCAGGGCAGCATCAGTGCTGAGCACGGCCTGGGGCTGAAGAAGAGGAACTACATCTACTACAGCAAACCGACGCAGGCTGTAGCTCTGATGGGTGATATCAAGGCCATGCTGGACCCCAAAGGGATCCTCAACCCGTACAAGACTCTACCAGATAACCTGAAGTGA
- the d2hgdh gene encoding D-2-hydroxyglutarate dehydrogenase, mitochondrial isoform X1: protein MMGFFQRTPSLRTALRHLSPYSTFSPAAPTRRPTGDLCSLFCPAASRQFGVCCRKLHSGADASEPSPAAAPKRLPFSTITGEDLAFFGKVLPGRAITDPDLLESSNVDWLKSVRGSSEVLLRPQTTEEVSQILKYCNGRNLAVNPQGGNTGLVGGGVPVYDEVILSTALMNRILTFDSISGILTCQAGCVLENLSIYLEERDYIMPLDLGAKGSCHIGGNVATNAGGLRLLRYGSLHGTVLGLEVVLADGRVLDCLATLRKDNTGYDLKQLFIGSEGTLGVITAVSILCPRQPKSVNVVFLGCETFDQLLRTFQLCRGMLGEILSAFEFLDSECMRLLNTHLKLPNPISDCSFYIVIETSGSNATHDAEKLHNFLEEAMASSLVTDGTIATEDSKIKALWSMRERVTEALTHDGFTYKYDVSLPVERIYQLVTDMREHLGHRAKSVVGYGHVGDGNLHLNITSPAKDPALLAAIEPFVYQWTASCQGSISAEHGLGLKKRNYIYYSKPTQAVALMGDIKAMLDPKGILNPYKTLPDNLK from the exons ATGATGGGCTTTTTCCAAAGAACACCAAGCCTGAGGACGGCTCTGAGACATCTGAGCCCTTACAGCACCTTCTCACCGGCGGCCCCCACACGGCGGCCCACTGGTGACctctgcagtttgttttgtCCCGCCGCCTCGCGGCAGTTTGGCGTCTGCTGTCGGAAGCTGCACTCCGGGGCCGACGCGTCCGAGCCGTCCCCTGCCGCCGCACCGAAGAGGCTGCCCTTCTCCACGATAACTGGGGAAGATTTAGCCTTCTTTGGGAAGGTCCTGCCAGGCAGAGCCATCACTGACCCGGATCTGCTGGAGTCCAGTAATGTGGATTGGCTCAAGTCAGTGAGAG GTTCCAGTGAAGTTTTATTAAGACCTCAAACAACAGAGGAAGTTTCTCAGATTCTCAA GTATTGTAATGGTCGTAATCTGGCGGTAAACCCTCAAGGAGGAAACACTGGGCTAGTTGGCGGCGGCGTGCCCGTTTATGACGAGGTCATCCTCTCTACTGCCCTCATGAACAGGATCCTTACCTTTGACAGTATCTCTG GCATTCTGACCTGTCAGGCAGGTTGTGTCTTGGAGAACTTGTCCATttaccttgaggagagagactACATCATGCCACTTGATCTGGGGGCAAAAGGCAGTTGCCACATTGGGGGAAACGTGGCAACAAATGCAGGTGGACTCCGGCTCCTGCGATATGGCTCCTTACACGGCACTGTGCTGGGTCTGGAGGTG GTGTTGGCAGATGGGCGAGTACTGGATTGCTTGGCCACACTGCGTAAAGATAACACCGGATATGACCTCAAACAGCTCTTTATAGGGTCAGAGGGCACACTGGGCGTCATCACTGCAGTGTCCATTCTTTGTCCACGACAACCTAAATCTGTTAATGTGGTTTTTCTGG GTTGTGAGACTTTTGATCAACTCCTGAGGACATTTCAGCTCTGCAGAGGCATGCTGGGAGAAATTTTGTCAGCCTTTGAATTCCTGGACAGTGAATGTATGAGGCTGCTGAACACGCACCTCAAACTACCCAATCCCATCTCTG ACTGTTCATTCTACATTGTGatagaaacatctggatccaACGCAACACACGATGCGGAGAAACTCCACAATTTCCTAGAGGAAGCGATGGCGTCGTCATTGGTTACCGATGGGACCATTGCAACCGAAGACTCAAAAATAAAG GCCCTCTGGTCGATGCGAGAACGTGTCACCGAAGCACTGACTCACGATGGCTTTACGTACAAGTACGACGTCTCTCTTCCGGTGGAGCGGATCTATCAGCTTGTGACCGACATGAGGGAGCACCTGGGGCACCGGGCCAAGAGCGTGGTGGGATACGGACACGTAG GGGACGGAAACCTCCACCTGAACATCACCTCTCCTGCCAAGGACCCTGCTCTCCTCGCTGCCATCGAGCCTTTTGTCTACCAGTGGACGGCCAGCTGTCAGGGCAGCATCAGTGCTGAGCACGGCCTGGGGCTGAAGAAGAGGAACTACATCTACTACAGCAAACCGACGCAGGCTGTAGCTCTGATGGGTGATATCAAGGCCATGCTGGACCCCAAAGGGATCCTCAACCCGTACAAGACTCTACCAGATAACCTGAAGTGA
- the LOC119227370 gene encoding RNA polymerase II elongation factor ELL-like isoform X2, whose amino-acid sequence MSVLEENRCYGLSGGKLTGGNVSVFHVKLTDSAARAIGSFGHGKGSCPTICFNGNKGKISVPRSENKDDLRVFTFGLTNVARDNPHGSFDCFQQRVAGSAEELSCLGVIQKKMTVNATDESYDKARQSMAQAEEETRSRGAIVIKHGGRFQGKRVTVRAPAPALAGLTKPRHTDKSPSLLSNAKRGVQVGVSKPKKGTCASSNKSVGDVQERQLRERVTHLLALRPYKRPELILRLQKDGLTARDKDILDSELLEVGQLNSRDNTYVLKDGLYKELQRDWPGYSSGDQQLLKRIFVRKLFQPQRKLLSVPEAQVSPLRDTPNTSPAHRPKPSLHEEYTDPLASKKPRISHLSSKTARDKPRVRPAEQAAQKASTEETENGGKRDSLDPRQLFDSLSAVCQREAEVEKRLEPTPSAEEKPPVTASDRPETNPDRPAAPLMVPDLNRHTIKRKKSKHKRRDQDGVRNRKERRKDLVSEDADNKVSLYCIEPSEMFFDSSVLEADNDTADYLLKYGEIFNHNQRQSYKQDFNTEYSEYRELHARIDGVTRQFMDLDTQLKQLHHESHKYKTVRNQILQEYREIKKSNPNYNQDKTRCEYLHNKLAHIKKLISDYDRQQL is encoded by the exons ATGTcggtgctggaggagaaccGGTGCTACGGACTCTCCGGCGGAAAACTGACCGGCGGCAACGTCTCCGTTTTTCACGTCAAACTCACTGACAGCGCGGCAAGAGCCATCGGCTCCTTCGGTCACGGGAAG GGTTCCTGTCCCACCATCTGTTTTAATGGCAACAAAGGG AAAATCAGTGTCCCTCGCTCGGAGAATAAAGATGACCTGAGGGTTTTCACCTTTGGCTTGACAAACGTTGCCCGTGATAATCCGCATGGAAGCTTCGACTGCTTCCAACAACGGGTCGCTGG TTCTGCCGAGGAGCTGTCATGTCTGGGAGTGATTCAGAAAAAGATGACGGTCAACGCTACGGATGAGTCGTACGATAAGGCTCGCCAGAGCATGGCCCAAGCTGAGGAGGAGACACGCAGCCGTGGAGCCATTGTCATCAAACACGGGGGACGCTTccagg GCAAGAGGGTGACGGTGCGAGCCCCGGCCCCCGCGCTGGCCGGCCTGACGAAGCCCCGACACACCGACaaatccccctccctcctcagcaACGCAAAGAGGGGGGTCCAAGTTGGCGTGTCCAAGCCAAAGAAGGGGACCTGTGCTTCGAGCAACAAGAGCGTGGGCGACGTGCAGGAGAGGCAGCTTAGGGAAAGAGTGACACATCTGCTGGCCCTGCGGCCATACAAAAGGCCTGAGCTCATCTTAAGGTTGCAGAAAGATGGACTGACGGCAAGAGACAAAGACATCCTGGACTCTGAACTGCTGGAG GTTGGCCAGCTGAATAGTAGAGACAACACGTATGTTCTGAAGGACGGTCTGTAtaaggagctgcagagggactGGCCAGGCTACTCCTCAGGAGACCAGCAGCTGCTTAAACGAATCTTTGTCAG GAAGTTGTTTCAGCCCCAACGGAAGCTCCTCAGCGTCCCAGAGGCGCAGGTCAGTCCACTACGAGATACTCCCAACACCTCCCCAGCGCACCGCCCTAAGCCTTCCCTGCATGAGGAGTACACCGACCCTTTGGCGAGTAAGAAGCCCAGGATATCCCACTTGTCGAGCAAAACCGCCAGAGACAAGCCAAGAGTGAGGCCCGCTGAACAAGCGGCTCAAAAGGCCTccacagaggagacggagaaTGGTGGTAAAAGGGACTCGCTTGATCCTCGACAGCTTTTTGACTCCTTGTCAGCGGTCTGTCAGCGGGAAGCAGAAGTGGAAAAGAGGCTCGAGCCAACTCCCTCCGCTGAAGAGAAACCTCCAGTCACAGCATCTGACCGCCCTGAAACCAACCCTGATCGCCCCGCAGCCCCTCTGATGGTGCCGGATctgaacagacacacaatcaaaaggaagaagagCAAACACAAACGGCGAGATCAG GATGGGGTGAGaaacaggaaagaaaggagaaaggatCTCGTTTCAGAGGATGCAGACAATAAAGTCTCCTTGTACTGCATTG AACCAAGTGAAATGTTCTTTGACTCGAGTGTGCTCGAAGCAGACAACGACACTGCAGACTATCTATT GAAGTACGGAGAGATTTTCAATCACAACCAGAGACAGAGCTACAAGCAAGACTTTAACACGGAGTACAGCGAGTACCGGGAGCTACACGCTCGTATTGACGGAGTGACGCGGCAGTTCATGGATCTGGACACGCAGCTCAAACAGCTCCACCACGAGTCCCATAAGTACAAG ACGGTTCGTAATCAAATTCTTCAAGAGTATCGCGAAATCAAAAAG TCCAACCCCAACTACAACCAGGACAAGACTCGCTGTGAATATCTACACAACAAACTGGCCCACATAAAGAAGCTCATATCAGACTACGACCGACAGCAGCTCTGA
- the LOC119227370 gene encoding RNA polymerase II elongation factor ELL-like isoform X1: MSVLEENRCYGLSGGKLTGGNVSVFHVKLTDSAARAIGSFGHGKGSCPTICFNGNKGKISVPRSENKDDLRVFTFGLTNVARDNPHGSFDCFQQRVAGSAEELSCLGVIQKKMTVNATDESYDKARQSMAQAEEETRSRGAIVIKHGGRFQGKRVTVRAPAPALAGLTKPRHTDKSPSLLSNAKRGVQVGVSKPKKGTCASSNKSVGDVQERQLRERVTHLLALRPYKRPELILRLQKDGLTARDKDILDSELLEVGQLNSRDNTYVLKDGLYKELQRDWPGYSSGDQQLLKRIFVRKLFQPQRKLLSVPEAQVSPLRDTPNTSPAHRPKPSLHEEYTDPLASKKPRISHLSSKTARDKPRVRPAEQAAQKASTEETENGGKRDSLDPRQLFDSLSAVCQREAEVEKRLEPTPSAEEKPPVTASDRPETNPDRPAAPLMVPDLNRHTIKRKKSKHKRRDQKDGVRNRKERRKDLVSEDADNKVSLYCIEPSEMFFDSSVLEADNDTADYLLKYGEIFNHNQRQSYKQDFNTEYSEYRELHARIDGVTRQFMDLDTQLKQLHHESHKYKTVRNQILQEYREIKKSNPNYNQDKTRCEYLHNKLAHIKKLISDYDRQQL, translated from the exons ATGTcggtgctggaggagaaccGGTGCTACGGACTCTCCGGCGGAAAACTGACCGGCGGCAACGTCTCCGTTTTTCACGTCAAACTCACTGACAGCGCGGCAAGAGCCATCGGCTCCTTCGGTCACGGGAAG GGTTCCTGTCCCACCATCTGTTTTAATGGCAACAAAGGG AAAATCAGTGTCCCTCGCTCGGAGAATAAAGATGACCTGAGGGTTTTCACCTTTGGCTTGACAAACGTTGCCCGTGATAATCCGCATGGAAGCTTCGACTGCTTCCAACAACGGGTCGCTGG TTCTGCCGAGGAGCTGTCATGTCTGGGAGTGATTCAGAAAAAGATGACGGTCAACGCTACGGATGAGTCGTACGATAAGGCTCGCCAGAGCATGGCCCAAGCTGAGGAGGAGACACGCAGCCGTGGAGCCATTGTCATCAAACACGGGGGACGCTTccagg GCAAGAGGGTGACGGTGCGAGCCCCGGCCCCCGCGCTGGCCGGCCTGACGAAGCCCCGACACACCGACaaatccccctccctcctcagcaACGCAAAGAGGGGGGTCCAAGTTGGCGTGTCCAAGCCAAAGAAGGGGACCTGTGCTTCGAGCAACAAGAGCGTGGGCGACGTGCAGGAGAGGCAGCTTAGGGAAAGAGTGACACATCTGCTGGCCCTGCGGCCATACAAAAGGCCTGAGCTCATCTTAAGGTTGCAGAAAGATGGACTGACGGCAAGAGACAAAGACATCCTGGACTCTGAACTGCTGGAG GTTGGCCAGCTGAATAGTAGAGACAACACGTATGTTCTGAAGGACGGTCTGTAtaaggagctgcagagggactGGCCAGGCTACTCCTCAGGAGACCAGCAGCTGCTTAAACGAATCTTTGTCAG GAAGTTGTTTCAGCCCCAACGGAAGCTCCTCAGCGTCCCAGAGGCGCAGGTCAGTCCACTACGAGATACTCCCAACACCTCCCCAGCGCACCGCCCTAAGCCTTCCCTGCATGAGGAGTACACCGACCCTTTGGCGAGTAAGAAGCCCAGGATATCCCACTTGTCGAGCAAAACCGCCAGAGACAAGCCAAGAGTGAGGCCCGCTGAACAAGCGGCTCAAAAGGCCTccacagaggagacggagaaTGGTGGTAAAAGGGACTCGCTTGATCCTCGACAGCTTTTTGACTCCTTGTCAGCGGTCTGTCAGCGGGAAGCAGAAGTGGAAAAGAGGCTCGAGCCAACTCCCTCCGCTGAAGAGAAACCTCCAGTCACAGCATCTGACCGCCCTGAAACCAACCCTGATCGCCCCGCAGCCCCTCTGATGGTGCCGGATctgaacagacacacaatcaaaaggaagaagagCAAACACAAACGGCGAGATCAG AAGGATGGGGTGAGaaacaggaaagaaaggagaaaggatCTCGTTTCAGAGGATGCAGACAATAAAGTCTCCTTGTACTGCATTG AACCAAGTGAAATGTTCTTTGACTCGAGTGTGCTCGAAGCAGACAACGACACTGCAGACTATCTATT GAAGTACGGAGAGATTTTCAATCACAACCAGAGACAGAGCTACAAGCAAGACTTTAACACGGAGTACAGCGAGTACCGGGAGCTACACGCTCGTATTGACGGAGTGACGCGGCAGTTCATGGATCTGGACACGCAGCTCAAACAGCTCCACCACGAGTCCCATAAGTACAAG ACGGTTCGTAATCAAATTCTTCAAGAGTATCGCGAAATCAAAAAG TCCAACCCCAACTACAACCAGGACAAGACTCGCTGTGAATATCTACACAACAAACTGGCCCACATAAAGAAGCTCATATCAGACTACGACCGACAGCAGCTCTGA